Proteins found in one Brachypodium distachyon strain Bd21 chromosome 5, Brachypodium_distachyon_v3.0, whole genome shotgun sequence genomic segment:
- the LOC106865484 gene encoding flavonoid 3'-monooxygenase produces the protein MATSASMATDVHCAASTTRPVPFITPECSINSQPRSSILQVRYQSFSLTMQFKSMELALPAAWASSFLAVLMATAILLLVLRHGRNSHRHRYRLPPGPKPWPIIGNLHLLGALPHRSLRELSKRYGPLIQLRLGSFPVVVGSSAETARFFLKTHDAASAGRPRTAAGRHTAYNYSDMLWSPYGAHWRRLRRVCLAELFSAARLGSFEHIRRDEVRALLRGLHDASGIGMPVVVKVKEHLFAATLGMISRMVLGNKYVGKDAGSGSAMEPEEFMRVMEEFFFLNGALNVGDFVPWLGWLDLQGYVGRMKNVAWALDAFMERVLDEHDARRRLEGDGSFVAKDMADVLRLQQRRQIESGDEEGEPLERDSVKALAMDLIAGGTNTNAVTLEWAMSELLRNPAAMDAAGEELGRVVGRGRLVREDDIQSLPYLRAVVKETLRLHPVGTLLAPHEAQEDATVPAFVSGNGVSYDVPAGTRVLVNVWAIARDPALWGPKPEEFRPERFLEGGGNSGVDVVGQDMELLPFGAGRRMCPGYGLGIKVVQICLANLIHGFAWRLPDGVAAEELGMDEVFGLTTSRKFPLEAVLEPKLPAHLYTLHSAG, from the coding sequence ATGGCCACGAGCGCATCAATGGCCACTGATGTACACTGTGCCGCGAGCACGACACGGCCTGTCCCATTTATCACGCCGGAATGCTCGATAAATTCACAGCCTCGTTCGTCAATCTTGCAAGTTAGATATCAAAGTTTCTCGCTAACTATGCAGTTCAAATCTATGGAGCTAGCACTGCCAGCAGCATGGGCGTCCTCGTTCCTCGCCGTGCTCATGGCCACCGCCATTCTCCTTCTCGTTCTCCGGCACGGGAGAAACAGTCACAGACACAGATACAGGCTCCCGCCTGGGCCTAAGCCGTGGCCCATCATCGGCAACCTGCACCTGCTGGGCGCGCTGCCGCACCGGTCCCTCCGCGAGCTCTCCAAGCGGTACGGCCCGCTGATACAGCTCCGCCTGGGCTCCTTCCCCGTCGTGGTGGGCTCCTCCGCGGAGACGGCCCGGTTCTTCCTCAAGACCCACGACGCCGCGtccgccggccggcccagAACCGCGGCCGGCAGGCACACCGCGTACAACTACTCCGACATGCTCTGGTCGCCCTACGGGGCCCACtggcgccgcctgcgccggGTGTGCCTCGCCGAGCTCTTCAGCGCCGCCCGGCTCGGCTCGTTCGAGCACATCCGCCGCGACGAGGTGCGCGCCCTGCTGCGCGGCCTCCACGACGCGAGCGGCATCGGCATGCCGGTGGTGGTCAAGGTCAAGGAGCACCTGTTCGCGGCCACGCTCGGCATGATCTCGCGGATGGTGCTGGGGAACAAGTACGTGGGGAAGGACGCGGGCTCGGGGTCAGCAATGGAGCCGGAGGAGTTCATGCGGGTGATGGAGGAGTTCTTCTTCCTGAACGGCGCGCTCAACGTGGGCGACTTCGTGCCGTGGCTGGGCTGGCTGGACCTGCAGGGGTACGTCGGGAGGATGAAGAATGTCGCCTGGGCGCTGGACGCGTTCATGGAGCGCGTCCTGGACGAGCACGACGCGCGCCGGCGACTCGAGGGGGACGGCAGCTTCGTCGCCAAGGACATGGCGGACGTCCtgcggctgcagcagcggcggcagatcGAGTCCGGCGACGAAGAGGGAGAGCCGCTTGAGCGTGACAGCGTCAAGGCTCTGGCCATGGACCTCATCGCGGGGGGCACCAACACCAACGCCGTGACGCTGGAATGGGCCATGTCGGAGCTGCTGAGGAACCCGGCGGCGATGGACGCGGCAGGGGAAGAACTGGGCCGCGTCGTGGGCCGCGGCAGGCTGGTGCGCGAGGACGACATCCAGAGCCTGCCTTACTTGAGGGCTGTCGTGAAGGAGACGCTGCGGCTGCACCCGGTTGGGACTCTGCTGGCGCCGCACGAGGCCCAGGAGGACGCCACCGTGCcggccttcgtctccggcaacgGCGTCAGCTACGACGTCCCCGCGGGCACGCGCGTGCTCGTCAACGTGTGGGCCATCGCCCGCGACCCCGCGCTGTGGGGGCCCAAGCCAGAGGAGTTCAGGCCCGAGAGGTTCCTCGAGGGCGGGGGCAACTCCGGCGTCGACGTGGTGGGGCAGGACATGGAGCTGCTGCCGTTCGGGGCCGGCAGGCGGATGTGCCCTGGCTACGGCCTGGGGATCAAGGTGGTGCAAATATGCCTCGCCAACCTGATCCATGGCTTCGCctggaggctcccggacggcgtggcggcggaggagctgggCATGGATGAGGTGTTTGGGCTCACCACGTCGCGCAAGTTCCCGTTGGAGGCCGTCCTCGAGCCCAAGCTCCCCGCTCACCTCTACACGCTGCATTCCgccggctag